The DNA window gagaagtGCCAATGGGTCAAAGCTGTGTTTAACCTCATGGTTATATACTCAGGGTCGTTGCGTTGTTTTTTCTCTGTATCCATGCTTTGGAGCTCATGCCTGGGGTTCTTGGCAAGCTTGGAGCTGTAGCTTCTTTAGATGAATGCGGGGAATCCCTGCTCCGGACCACTGGATAGCACCAATGATACTGTCTCAGTCCTTGGGGTTTGTGAGACAAACTATTGTAATTGGTGGATATACATGTTCCGTCTCATTACGGTTAAATTTAGAGGTTggctaagagcagggtcctTCCCTAATGGGTATGCTAAGTCGGGGTTAACTACATAATATCGACATTAAATAATTTCCTGGCTGGGAAGACTTGGCAAGTTCTGTTTCTCATGTGTATTGACAATAGGAGATAGCATTAAAGACATAAGTAGTGACAATATAATTTTTCTTGACCCAGGAGACATATAACTCTAGCGCTCAATTGTCATACCCTATACTTCGTCTAATATCATAGCATTATACTCTGAGATTCCGCATTGAACTTTCGTATGATCCGAGAGTCCTGTAAGTTCTAGGCCTCTGTTGGTTCACATACAGGGTATCTTTGGGGGTTGGGGTAAGTGGGGGCAGTGACAGCTCGTGATCCAAGGTGAAGAACCAAGCTCCTGGACTATTTACTTGTccagtgggtagcagaaaaaatgacctcccaagtcttaggttacaaaaataaatagtctaagagctatagtctaaggggCATAAAGTGATccactgatttcgtctcttatgcttccagcggccaatttttccgataccctgaggcttgTCCACATTCTTTGATGAGCTAGATACAAATTCGGCTGCGGCTGAACAAATCATGATTGATCATCCGACTGTGGGGGATGTCACAAGACATCGTCTTTTGAGGTTCCATGTATATTGACATTGCTCATTATTGCTGTTAAATTCTGAAGCGAATGTCTATGTGGATGTTTTTGATGCATGTGTCAGGCATCACGATAATTATTTCCTGTACCTCACTTCTCTATTATCTTTTCCTGTTTTACTTTCTACCTTTGCATCCAATGATAGATCAGTATATCCCGGACTTTGTTATCAAGCACAAGGGTCTATGCAAACTATTCTCTCTACAAAGCTCATCACCTGATTACGTCAAGGAGCGGTCAAATTGTTAGACAGTTCGTTGGTGTGAAAGCTGCTGGGAGTCGATCTGATGGCAGTCTACTAGTAGTGCTTTTGATCAACAGCTTGCAAAgtaattttactatatatcgAGATACCATACCGAAAACTATAAGAAGCCGCTGGGGAAGCTCTGTTAGTCATCTCGCTTCCAAAGCTTGAGAAGTTTCTCTAGCCCTAGCCTTGATACAAGCAACCTCCTCAGGTGGTAAAATACTCTCCCAGGCAAAGAAGTAGAATGCCTCAGAGGGAGAATTCTTGATATTTACACCAGAGGCTAAGCCCAAAAGCCATAATCTTTTCCTGTCCCAAAAAGCAAGACCTAGCCGACGGAAGGATTGAAAACTGACACCAGGTATAGGCGACCTGCCAGAATGGAAATCATCCTTTAGTAGCTGCCAGAAATTCAGACCGTATGGCCGAAAGTCGAAAGCCAATGCCGTCTGCTCCCACAGCTTCTCATCGGTAACTGTGGGTATTTCCACTGGCGTTGCTCCTTCCGGCACTTGGGACCCTTTTCTTAACCAGTGGAATTTACCATTTAAGCGGTAAGCTTTCACTTGCATAAACACTTCGTTGTGATTCGGGAGTGCCGTTGTCCATCGATTGTCGAGTGACGGCGCAGGCGCTGCAGGAAGTCGATAAAAACGATCTTCATCCGGGCTTCTCAGCGTTGCAAGATAGTCCATCACCGATTTAATTGGCTCTGTATCGCAGATTGGACTACCGGGCTCATGGAACAGATCGACCGGGTCCATGTCAAGTAGACGGGATACATCCTCTTCGGACCACCCAATGTTAGACTTGCTACCAAGGAGTTGCATCTCGCCTACGAGCTGTATAATCCACATTACTCGCACCGCACGCATCTCCTCTACCCATGTTGGCTGTCCTATATTAACAACATGGGCAGGTGTGCCAACAAATTCGCGATCCCAGGCAGGGACATACCCTTCAGCACCTTTATAATCATGGGTGTAATGCGGCGATGGGTTATGAGCATGTAACGGCCGGAAACTCGGATCTCGCAGTCTTTCCAAGCAGGACGCCAAGTATGACTGCGATAGAGCTGACAGATGATAAGCCGTTGCAATAACGGATCTGAGTATTGCGGGATTTGACTTGTGAGACAGCGAGTCCGGGCCCAGAGTCTCGACAGCTGGTTGATCTGAAATACATGGAATCATAGCCTTCATGAATCGAGACCCAAATTCATCTAGATCTTCGAAAGGAAGTGTGCCTGAGCGAACAAGTATCACGCCTCGAATAAGCTGTCTGATATTGTCTGGGATTGTTGAGTGTGGCCCTGACAGTATGCCTTCTGTGATGACAAGAGACGTGGAAGCATCCTCGAATAGATGCCACACCCGTGGGGACGCTTGCAGTAATTTCCAAAGTGAGTCAAGATCCGGAAGGCTTGTAATTATTGGGAGGAGAATCTCGGTCGGTAGGTTCTCCAGTAAGTTGCCCATGTTGATCGACATCTGTAGTAGCCGTTGGAAATTATTTAGACAAGAGGGTTGCAGCGGTTAAGTGCGGGAATGCGCGACTTTTTAAAGCTGTCTACGCATCCCTGTCCTTGTTGGTTCTGTGTCTGTTATATATACTCGTACTCTGTAGATCCCTCCCAGTTTAATTACCACGtgatatttaataaatgaTATTTGAATTAGATCTTGTGTAATATGTTGTATATAATTTGGTTTATAAGTCACGCCTGTGTTAGAAAACCTAGAGTCTTGAGAGAAACCTTgacttaatattttattaaaaatttaatttatgcAGATagattaacctttattaataaccttgaagaaactgagaaaataaaagcttaagccgttataaaaatttaattaaatataatttagtTAATTATCTACATGCATATTCATTAATATCACTTTTATCTCAATTAAAAGCCAATTATTAATTGAATCAGTGACTTGACCGGAGGGTTTGCTGTATTATTGTCCTGGGCAGTCCTCTTTGTTTGTCGTGCTTATCGATACACCTCAAAATATTATACAGTAAACCTCAATAGGATACCATAGCGTAAGTACATCTGCACATAAgtaactaggtacctagactGTTGTAACATAGAATACGCAAGAAATCTTGCTTGATCGCGCAAGATCACTTACACCTTCCCCGATAATCGTCCATGGGATATTGGGTACAAATATATCTACCTTGTTGATTGTCCTAACACCAAGCTTCTCCTTGTGATTCAAGAGAAGATAGGATGACATTGACCCATGGGGACTGCCCAAGAATGCGTAGAATGCTTCCTTGTCTTCATCCTTCCTTACATCGAGCGTAACTCGGTCTTCCCATTTCCCGATAGTGACTCCTCGACTCCCCCATTTCAGCAATGCCTCGAAAAGGATTCCAAGGGTATCGGCGTTTGTGATTTGAGACTGGAAGATATAGTTGATATTGCTGACATCGCCAGATTCTTCCATACAGGCCTTCAACTGCATGGTTGAAAGAGATCAGCACATGAAAGCAAAGGTAAAAGTTGAGAGCAAATACTAACCCACTGTAACCATACTACATCACTCCACTGGAAGGAAATCTGTCAGTCACGTCTTGGTCCGGGGCTGGTCTAAGTAACCAACTTACTTGTTGAAGGTGTGTCATATGCTTAGTATAATAACCCTCCAGGTTAGGGAACATCTTGTGGAAGGAATGCTTGACTGATTGTGCGTTATCTCCAATTACAACACCAGCGTCGATGATGTAAGAAGTGAAGTAAAATGCCCCCGAACTCTACAAGGTGGGAGATAAATTAGCTTTTGCCGTACACGGAAGCGGAAACACTTACCCAGTGATCCTCATACTCATCAATATCAGGATCGAGGGGATTCTTGAAGATGTGTCCACCTCCTTCGTCGCACCAAGCTTCGTTATGGACCTTCTTTTCAATTCCGAGCCCTCGAAATGCTTGATCTAGGTAGTTCTTAAACCAGGGAGCGTTCCCTTCCGGGTCTTCGTAGTAAACGTTCCAGCCCTCGTTCTCCTCTATTCCAGGATAGAGCTGAAGATAGTCGGGGCTTTCAAGCGATGCCCCGCCGTTGGCCTGCTTAGCTTCCTCTTGGGTTAGACCCATAAGACAATGGAGCTTGCGTCCCCTGGTGACTGCCTTGTCATATGCATCAGACCTTTTGGTAAAGCTAGATGATGCATTATCGTGAAGATTGCGGCCGTCGATAATACCGGAATAAGAGTTCAAGCCCGAATCTCTCCATGAAGCTGCATATAAGGCAATGCAGGTAAGAGTGGTAAAGATGGCAAAAGTATACACGGAGAGTGGCCTCCACGGAGAGGTAGGCTTTGTTGCCATAGTGTGCTGCAGTGTAGCAACCTTGTAGAAAGAAACTTTAAACAATTGTATTGATGTGGAATTGTAGAGAAGAAGGTGTCATCCAACTGTAGGTTTCAGTAATCGTTTATGATACTTATAGTTTTAATGGCTATCTGAGCGCGGAGATAGGTCCTGTGTGCGTATCTATTTTAGCATGCTACCCTTACAAGGCACTGCCCATTTTTGGTGCGTTTACTATGACCAACGACAACAGACCTCAATCTGGCCATGTTGTTTCATCCCAACCAACATGCATGTGTGATATGGGTTATGAGTCAATGTAGGAGCTGCCAAGAATGGTTCCAAATGTCGGCAATTGCATTTCTCGGTCACCTAATTCTGAGGGATGAGAATGCCTGGGGCAATAAACGAATAGGAAGAACTTTCAAATACTAGAACCAACAGCATAGTATGTGTGTGAATGGTAACAATAAAAGCTTACTGTCTAAGCGAACGAGGTATTTACTATCGTATGTAGACATGATCTGCATAAAAAGcctacaaaaataaatttcCCAAACCAACAGTCTCGGGGTTTGCCTAATCGGGTAACACTGCCTGTTTCTTTCCGCGCGGCAATACTTTTATTGCCAGGATCTAATTGACATTGATAACACAACCAACAAAGGCTGTGCAGCAGTCAATCCTCACAACGAGGCAGATATTGATCGTGAGCAATCATCAGGACAATGCAACTTCGATATACAGTAAAATGCCTCACGTCCAATCCTTCCAAGCAGCACCTAAAGGATCGCATGATAATCCGGAAGATATTGGATCGTACCCTGGTAGAGTGCAAGGCTCAGACACATGTTGTCACCAACATGTTGTTCAGAACCAACATCAATTGCGACGAAACCATTAGGGCAAAGACGTCAACGTGAAGAGTACACTTTGGGGGCCACGATGAACTGGAGCGACAGCGTTGGGTGACTTGATATACCTCGTGGGCCATCTGATAGAAGCGCCTAGCTATATAAGCTGTGATAACTTTCCGTGAACTTTTCTGGACGTTATTTATCAAATGCCCATTCCTTTCTATTACCTTTTCTCATATAACCTTAACATATAAGCATCGCCCATTGATTCAAGTCAACTCATCATGGCGTATTTCACGCTTCATAGTACCATTGCCTTTGTGATGGTACTGATAACACTCGTAACGCCGCTCACTTCAGCGTTGCCAACTCTCCGAATCATGCCACTCGGAGACTCCATCACAAAGGGCAATGGATCCAAAGATCAGAAGGGCTACCGCAACCGCCTTCGTCAGAAGCTGATCGGCCAAGGTACTTCTGTTGACATGATCGGCAGTCAGAAGCACCCTGCCACCGGCATGCCAGACAATGATCATGAAGGCCACAGCGGTCACGTCCTTTCTCAGATCAACGAGCATTGGAAACGCTCCATCGCAGCACGTCCTAATGTTGTTCTTGTACATGCTGGAACCAACAACATGGATCTGGAAGAGGACCTTGATGGCTCGCCTGCAATGCTTGCTTCCATCATCGATGGCCTTCTTGCCAACGCTCCTGACGCAACCATTCTTGTTGCCCCGGTCATCTGGGCTAACAAGCCTAGGATGCAGCAAAATACCGATAGATTCAACCCTAAGGTTATTTCCATCATAGAGCAGAGGCAGAAGGCTGGGAAGCACGTGCTCGAGGTCCCCATCGACATCACGGTGGCCGATCTTTGGGACCAGAAGCATCCTAACGACGGCGGTTATGAAAAGATGGCCAACGCTTGGTTGAAAGCTATCCTCGAAGCCGATCGACGTGGTTGGCTCAAGGACCCGGTTGTCAGGGACGCCAAAGGACTACCAGGTGTAGGTCTCGGTGTGGGTGGTGCATCGGGCGGCACCGGCCAGGAGATCGAAGGCCAGATCTGGAAGAAGCAGGGCACCGTGTTCGACGGAGTCCGCACTTGGGAATCTGTCGGTACTATACGTGGACCTCTTGAGAACGGAAGCCGGGCCAAAGTGATCCTTGCAGACCTCAACGGCGACGGCATAGCGGACTACATTCTGGCCGACAACGATGGTACATTGCGAGGCTGGATCAACCGAGGTAGTCCTAACGACTGGACGAGTATCGGCAAGATCAACCCGGATTGGAAGTCTGTCAAGGGGAACATGGTTCGACTTGCCGACGTTGATAATGACGGCAAAGCCGACTTGATTGTGTTGTATCAAGAGGGGGCAGCTAAAGTCTGGAAGAACGTCGACAACGGAAAGAAGTTTGAGTCTCTCGATTCTCAGTGGGCAACTGGCCTTGAATCAAGGGACAAGATACACTTCGAAGACATCAACGGTGATGGATATGCAGACTACGTTATCGTCTATGAAGGGGGTTCCGTCAAATGGGCGCGCAATACTCACAACAACGGCAAGGACAATAGCAAGAAGAACTGGGAAACTGTGGCTACGATTGCCCCCGGTCCTGCCGGCATTCCTGCAGGGTCGACAAGGATCCGAGACATCGACGGTGACGGCAAGGCTGGTGAGTTTAAAGCTTACACTGACCAGACTTGAAAATTTTTAACTGACCAATCAACAGATTACCTCGTTATATACGACGGAGGTGCAGTCAAGGGTTTCCGCAACACTATCAAAGAAGGTGGGCGTAACTGGGAAGATCTCGGCACTATTGCTCCAGGCACCTCGGGCGTCGCAGGTGATATGATTCGCTTCGCAGACATGGACGGCGACGGTCTCGCCGACTTCCTTGCCGTCGACGATGATGGAAGCATTCGCATGTGGAAGAACCTGGGTATCGCCGGAACCAAGGGGACGAGCATTCGCTTTGCCGACTTGACTGGCAATGGCTTTGATGATCTGATCTCAGTCGACGCTAAGGGAAGGGCACGCGCATGGCTCAACAAGGGCAGTGACAAGTGGGAGTCAATCGGCGAGATTGCACCGGGTCTTGATGAAGACCTCTCAGACTCGCGCATCGAGTTTGTCGATGTCAACGGTGACAAACGCGCTGACTACTTGGTCATCTACGGTGGTGGTTCTGTCAAGGCGTACCTGAATCAGGGTAACCTTCCTAACCCAGGTGATCGCCGGATATGGCAGGATGGCATTGTCATCGCCCCAGGCGTTGGTGAGCCCGGAAGCAAGATCAGGTTTGCAGACCTCGACGGAGACGGGTACGCAGACTTTTTGGTACTCTATGACGGGGGAGCAGTCAAGTACTGGCAGAACAACAGGAACATACCGCCCGTCAACGGTGGTCGCATCTGGAAGGAGGGCTTTGTTGTGGCGACCGGCGTCGGCGAGCCTGGCAGCAAAGTGCAGTTCGCAGACCTTACTGGGGATGGGAAGGCTGAATACATTGTGCAGTATGATGGTGGCGCGGCTTTGGCGTATCGAAATAACGGCAGAATCCCCCTTGGCGAGGGGCGGAAGTGGACTGACCTGGGCACGGTTGCTATCGGTGTCAAGCCTCAGGGGTCTGTGTACTACGCAGATATCAACGGCGACGGGAAGGATGACTATGTTTCTGTTCTTGATGGGGGTGTTGTCAATGCATACATCAATATCAACAACTGGATTCCTAAGCTGCCTGATAACCCCGGAGGTGgtagcggcggcg is part of the Fusarium poae strain DAOMC 252244 chromosome 4, whole genome shotgun sequence genome and encodes:
- a CDS encoding hypothetical protein (SECRETED:SignalP(1-26)~CAZy:CE3), giving the protein MAYFTLHSTIAFVMVLITLVTPLTSALPTLRIMPLGDSITKGNGSKDQKGYRNRLRQKLIGQGTSVDMIGSQKHPATGMPDNDHEGHSGHVLSQINEHWKRSIAARPNVVLVHAGTNNMDLEEDLDGSPAMLASIIDGLLANAPDATILVAPVIWANKPRMQQNTDRFNPKVISIIEQRQKAGKHVLEVPIDITVADLWDQKHPNDGGYEKMANAWLKAILEADRRGWLKDPVVRDAKGLPGVGLGVGGASGGTGQEIEGQIWKKQGTVFDGVRTWESVGTIRGPLENGSRAKVILADLNGDGIADYILADNDGTLRGWINRGSPNDWTSIGKINPDWKSVKGNMVRLADVDNDGKADLIVLYQEGAAKVWKNVDNGKKFESLDSQWATGLESRDKIHFEDINGDGYADYVIVYEGGSVKWARNTHNNGKDNSKKNWETVATIAPGPAGIPAGSTRIRDIDGDGKADYLVIYDGGAVKGFRNTIKEGGRNWEDLGTIAPGTSGVAGDMIRFADMDGDGLADFLAVDDDGSIRMWKNLGIAGTKGTSIRFADLTGNGFDDLISVDAKGRARAWLNKGSDKWESIGEIAPGLDEDLSDSRIEFVDVNGDKRADYLVIYGGGSVKAYLNQGNLPNPGDRRIWQDGIVIAPGVGEPGSKIRFADLDGDGYADFLVLYDGGAVKYWQNNRNIPPVNGGRIWKEGFVVATGVGEPGSKVQFADLTGDGKAEYIVQYDGGAALAYRNNGRIPLGEGRKWTDLGTVAIGVKPQGSVYYADINGDGKDDYVSVLDGGVVNAYININNWIPKLPDNPGGGSGGGGSGDGGNGGGGNDDGGNGDGDNGGNGDDDDDIVYIDPVIWSSKSPTASCQPPCTLVLPPWPLSSKTTINFPVVTETIKETWPETTDGVVKYRTSTITVRITIPPLTTSQIEVSNIVITETTSKSIIVRGSVVPPPITLTEPTHGVTYTYKPGPFPTGDNKPGDNEDDDDNPPNDDDSDNDDKGDEDDDLVILPPPGIVPGIVIAPGPPGPICKTGCGKPCVLGCSPGGSGGGSGGGTIGCIGGGCPGPGGSCVGVGCESTNDKDDDNDDDNDEDEDEDEGEDEEDCATETNTACHQVCTTKPCATVCNTYLGCDCTTSKVTDYWVSCKSSSCTTTATEVITGCFLTATATTTTGASCPLMTVDPWKESLGDNDDGIQDPLEDFIGALSVYEASVYMSGKRYTINDDGYVTIDRVAYPLPALKSPKITKFKEATATIWPPMTGYTFVPADDS
- a CDS encoding hypothetical protein (TransMembrane:1 (o12-31i)) — encoded protein: MATKPTSPWRPLSVYTFAIFTTLTCIALYAASWRDSGLNSYSGIIDGRNLHDNASSSFTKRSDAYDKAVTRGRKLHCLMGLTQEEAKQANGGASLESPDYLQLYPGIEENEGWNVYYEDPEGNAPWFKNYLDQAFRGLGIEKKVHNEAWCDEGGGHIFKNPLDPDIDEYEDHWSSGAFYFTSYIIDAGVVIGDNAQSVKHSFHKMFPNLEGYYTKHMTHLQQWSDVVWLQWLKACMEESGDVSNINYIFQSQITNADTLGILFEALLKWGSRGVTIGKWEDRVTLDVRKDEDKEAFYAFLGSPHGSMSSYLLLNHKEKLGVRTINKVDIFVPNIPWTIIGEGA